One window from the genome of Garra rufa chromosome 1, GarRuf1.0, whole genome shotgun sequence encodes:
- the LOC141345381 gene encoding interferon-induced very large GTPase 1-like produces the protein MSMYPLAAPLSRIVKTEEGDKQLLAIHDFISSSCISEKKGDKPTRMEDKWTSETVEKHKGKNKDLGTRGVCPYSQKQLDETEQHNLFNRLKIDRWQKNLRAADVVQISARSLQSHESCAEEELIQTFIQNLLMIDYRARYIHVKAINGQDQKDNDSSKSDIFDDFFENKSLCHKGRIQSERIDPMDVQMAVFHCADGFLKQLMVTKLSQCQYALPLLVPDQFTQQIEFPLWTFRQISKSWKIRNTNNEAISQTQLIYKAKTPMVFFFRFGSVSSSKSQLMNSLINKKHDTFFHRNCPGSSRTRVLMDGVVEIAWFCPSGTNDDKFNDCVAFCNLHGDAGDHEKQLQILTEMSSVNVVLLPQMDRSDRNAEKIQNLYRNSKPLICLFNEDKSAVTEKKKADKFKIGLKDRNQSDVTEELKKIIKDCLLKSSPSFRVFEDAFKNTDIKIDEEDDDDCRKGREAAQKMMSLLEKKDLTEIKDSFLPHQGKLWHQWSQKNKELHRPRGENLEMEISKKKTEMKKIRQQQYGSKISKFMKLFIKEMISNAECEKLFFLKWLRIFLDEYTTADLSALHHKYDKTWSTVLKLKEKYDKSEHLKPQQIKAEQSELERISVELKAAAFGLEHIMREIGQIYESCSSVNKKKKDLQTDFSSLPSLAAQMMISGFPLELMDGDAAHVPVIWISAVLDELINILGNQTRVFVLSVLGLQSSGKSTMLNAMFGLQFAVSAGRCTRGAFMQLIRVSDEMKTQMNFDYILVVDTEGLRALELSGISTRHHDNELATFVVGVANLTLINIFGENLSEMQDILQIVVQAFMRMKKVRLKPSCLFVHQNVSDVTAGEKNMEGRRRLLEKLDEMTKLAAKDEDFDAECFSDIIRFDVQNDVKYFAQLWEGSPPMAPPNPNYCTNIQELKNTVLSKASKSCCVTLSEFKSRIHDLWNALLNENFVFSFKNILEIAVYRRVETKYSDWTWKLRSAMLKIQEKFYNRIANGKYEVEEADLSSDMNETIKEVQKSVESFFEKDRDREIMSQWKARFERKITELHGDLIKEAKKTLDNVIQQKNAKVKLDDKKKEYENRLFSLSKELALQFKNTETNDNVLMNEFNTVWSTWITELIKDTAPVKDIDFWKDVRQILNENYELALIQERQHGKYYKQINYLGDYSDYIKLKKNVEFSDHNQSAEEEDPSSETLEEMTVLQKLQSLYYISYLKSRLFRQATEKQHGPQSQSRTLVQNNALLPEDNNLVKVLITEIIEQTSKLLETQTTKLSYHYSYIQEMTACVQQHINKFQDINKKCKLKKEFTVDLCLHVCDFAHAKFTVLHNEFKNANDPRIYLETQRPQYYTVFKNYCRGATTTAIFAEFICSKLESSILQSVYNKTAIDLSDLMKSDVPALNGNRSKLEKHILKSLAENEIFGEYVKYIHNPRDHFKCFIMCEVNTFINQHQQVVLTMFKSNLTLKVQSVNAALRDSVEEVKRNKGNADMWQKCFSESLTDELKFTRNSCVDLHEITDFDFLERILSEGLTESMSKLQNEFNSINDLKMENCRKKPDELLIDHFCQCCWVQCPFCKAICTNTIENHEGDHSVPFHRVDGVNGITYRNTTNLSVRICTTSVASSSLCFYPNSSDETVLWKEYRKAECFANWSITPDLSELPYWKWFVCRFQKDLEIHYNKTFEGSGKIPDEWKEHSKYRAIQSLDEYI, from the exons ATGTCAATGTACCCCCTGGCTGCCCCGCTATCAAGGATAGTGAAGACGGAGGAGGGAGACAAGCAGCTTCTGGCCATTCATGACTTCATCAGCTCCTCATGCATCTCTGAGAAGAAAG GTGATAAACCCACAAGAATGGAGGACAAATGGACATCAGAGACTGTTGAAAAGCACAAG GGAAAAAATAAGGATTTGGGAACAAGAGGAGTCTGTCCATATTCACAGAAACAACTGGATGAAACTGAACAACATAATCTATTTAACAGACTTAAAATTGACAGGTGGCAGAAAAATTTGAGAGCAGCAGATGTTGTTCAGATATCTGCACGTTCATTACAGTCCCATGAGTCTTGTGCTGAAGAAGAGCTGATTCAGACTTTTATTCAAAACCTACTGATGATTGACTACAGAGCAAGATATATTCATGTTAAAGCTATTAATGGACAGGATCAAAAAGATAATGATTCATCTAAGAGTGATATATTTGATgatttttttgaaaacaaaagcTTGTGTCACAAAGGAAGGATTCAGTCTGAGCGAATTGACCCAATGGATGTCCAGATGGCTGTGTTTCATTGTGCTGATGGTTTCCTGAAGCAACTGATGGTGACTAAACTGTCCCAGTGTCAGTACGCTCTGCCTCTGCTTGTTCCTGATCAATTCACACAACAGATTGAGTTTCCTCTCTGGACATTCAGACAAATCAGCAAAAGCTGGAAGATCAGAAACACCAACAATGAAGCAATCAGTCAAACCCAGCTGATCTACAAGGCAAAAACTCCGATGGTGTTTTTCTTCAGGTTTGGCTCTGTGTCTTCATCCAAGTCTCAGTTGATGAATAGTCTGATCAATAAGAAACATGACACGTTCTTCCACAGGAACTGCCCCGGCAGCAGCAGAACCAGAGTCCTGATGGATGGAGTGGTGGAGATCGCCTGGTTCTGCCCTTCTGGAACAAATGATGATAAATTCAATGACTGTGTAGCATTCTGTAATCTACACGGTGATGCAGGTGACCATGAGAAACAGCTGCAGATCCTCACTGAAATGAGCTCAGTCAATGTTGTTCTTCTACCACAAATGGACAGGAGTGACAGAAACGCAGAAAAGATCCAAAATTTGTACAGGAACTCAAAGCCACTTATTTGCCTTTTTAATGAGGATAAATCTGCtgtaactgagaaaaaaaaagcagatAAATTCAAAATTGGTTTAAAAGACAGAAATCAGTCAGATGTAACTGAAGaactcaaaaaaataataaaggatTGTCTCTTAAAATCATCTCCCTCTTTCAGAGTGTTTGAAGATGCATTCAAAAACACAGACATCAAAATAGATGAGGAAGATGATGATGACTGCAGGAAAGGAAGAGAAGCAGCACAGAAGATGATGAGTTTACTGGAGAAAAAAGATCTGACAGAAATCAAAGACTCATTTCTGCCTCATCAGGGGAAACTGTGGCATCAGTGGAGTCAGAAGAACAAAGAACTACACCGACCTCGAGGAGAAAATCTAGAAAtggaaataagtaaaaaaaaaactgaaatgaagaaAATACGTCAACAGCAGTATGGATCTAAAATAAGTAAATTTATGAAGCTCTTTATTAAAGAAATGATCTCAAATGCTGAATGTGAAAAGCTGTTTTTCCTTAAATGGCTCAGAATTTTCCTGGATGAATATACAACCGCTGATCTTTCCGCTCTACATCACAAGTATGATAAAACATGGTCTACAGTCCTAAAACTGAAAGAGAAATATGATAAATCTGAACATCTCAAGCCTCAACAAATCAAAGCAGAACAAAGTGAACTTGAGAGAATATCTGTGGAACTTAAAGCTGCAGCCTTTGGTTTGGAGCACATCATGAGAGAGATTGGTCAGATCTATGAATCATGTTCATCTGTAAACAAGAAAAAGAAAGACCTGCAGACTGACTTCTCTTCTCTCCCGAGTCTTGCAGCACAGATGATGATCTCTGGATTTCCACTGGAGCTGATGGATGGAGATGCTGCTCATGTTCCTGTCATTTGGATCTCTGCTGTTTTAGATGAACTTATCAACATACTTGGAAACCAGACCAGAGTCTTTGTGCTGTCCGTTTTAGGGCTTCAGAGCTCTGGGAAATCCACCATGCTGAATGCCATGTTTGGACTCCAATTTGCCGTCAGTGCTGGCAGGTGCACCAGAGGAGCTTTCATGCAGCTAATCAGAGTCTCAGATGAGATGAAAACACAGATGAACTTTGACTATATTCTGGTTGTTGATACTGAGGGTCTTCGTGCTTTAGAACTGTCTGGAATATCAACAAGACATCATGACAATGAACTGGCCACATTTGTTGTAGGtgttgcaaatctgactttgatCAACATCTTTGGTGAAAACCTTTCTGAGATGCAGGATATTCTTCAGATAGTTGTTCAGGCTTTCATGAGGATGAAGAAGGTAAGACTGAAACCCAGCTGTTTGTTTGTGCATCAGAATGTTTCAGACGTCACAGCTGGAGAGAAAAACATGGAGGGAAGGAGACGACTGCTGGAGAAACTGGATGAGATGACAAAACTCGCTGCTAAAGATGAAGACTTTGATGCAGAATGTTTCAGTGACATCATTAGATTTGATGTTCAGAATGATGTGAAGTACTTTGCTCAGCTCTGGGAGGGCAGCCCACCGATGGCTCCACCAAACCCAAACTACTGCACAAATATACAGGAACTGAAAAACACTGTTCTCTCAAAAGCCTCTAAGTCCTGCTGTGTAACACTGTCAGAATTCAAAAGTCGTATTCATGATCTGTGGAATGCACTTCTGAATGAAAACTTTGTGTTCAGCTTTAAAAACATTCTTGAGATTGCAGTCTACAGAAGAGTGGAAACCAAATACAGTGACTGGACCTGGAAACTCAGAAGTGCCATGCTAAAAATACAAGAGAAATTCTACAACAGAATTGCAAATGGAAAATATGAGGTGGAAGAAGCAGACCTTTCGTCAGACATGAATGAAACAATAAAAGAAGTACAAAAATCAGTTGAGTCTTTTTTTGAAAAAGACAGAGACAGAGAAATTATGAGCCAATGGAAAGCAAGATTTGAGAGAAAAATTACAGAACTTCATGGTGATCTCATAAAGGAAGCTAAGAAAACTTTGGATAATGTGATTcaacaaaaaaatgcaaaagtAAAGCTAGATGACAAAAAGAAAGAATATGAAAACAGGCTGTTCAGTCTGAGCAAGGAACTTGCTTTgcaatttaaaaatacagaaacaaatgaTAATGTGCTGATGAATGAGTTTAACACAGTTTGGAGCACATGGATCACTGAACTGATCAAAGACACTGCTCCAGTTAAAGACATTGACTTTTGGAAGGATGTGAGACAAATTTTGAATGAAAATTATGAATTGGCTCTTATACAAGAGAGGCAACATGGGAAATACTATAAACAGATAAACTACCTGGGTGACTATTCAGATTACATTAAGCTGAAAAAGAATGTGGAATTTTCTGATCACAATCAGTCTGCTGAAGAGGAAGATCCAAGCTCTGAGACACTTGAAGAAATGACTGTCCTACAAAAATTgcaatctttatattatatttcatatttaaagtcTAGATTATTCCGACAGGCAACAGAAAAACAGCACGGACCTCAATCTCAAAGCAGAACACTGGTACAGAACAATGCCCTTTTACCTGAAGATAATAATTTAGTTAAGGTTCTGATAACAGAAATCATTGAGCAGACCAGCAAATTACTTGAGACACAAACCACAAAACTAAGCTACCACTATAGCTATATTCAAGAAATGACAGCATGTGTTCAACAACACATAAACAAATTCCAAGATATTAACAAGAAATGTAAATTGAAGAAAGAGTTCACTGTGGATCTTTGTCTGCATGTGTGTGATTTCGCACATGCCAAATTTACTGTACTTCACAATGAATTCAAAAATGCAAATGATCCAAGAATATATCTTGAGACACAGAGACCTCAATATTACACCGTCTTCAAGAACTACTGCAGAggagcaacaacaacagccataTTTGCTGAATTCATATGCAGCAAACTTGAATCTTCCATTTTGCAATCAGTTTACAACAAAACTGCTATTGATTTGTCAGATCTGATGAAGTCTGATGTACCAGCTTTAAATGGGAACAGATCAAAACTGGAAAAACACATTCTGAAATCCCTTGCAGAAAACGAGATTTTTGGAGAGTATGTGAAGTACATTCATAATCCCAGAGATCACTTCAAATGTTTTATTATGTGTGAAGTCAATACGTTCATTAATCAGCACCAACAAGTGGTCCTTACTATGTTCAAAAGCAATCTTACACTTAAAGTACAGTCTGTGAATGCAGCACTGCGTGATTCAGTAGAGGAAGTCAAAAGAAACAAAGGAAATGCTGACATGTGGCAGAAATGCTTCAGTGAAAGTCTTACAGATGAGCTGAAATTCACAAGAAATTCATGTGTAGATCTTCATGAAATTACTGACTTTGATTTTCTTGAGAGGATTTTAAGTGAAGGTCTAACAGAAAGTATGTCAAAACTACAAAATGAGTTTAACAGCATTAATGACCTAAAAATGGAAAATTGCAGAAAGAAACCAGATGAGCTTCTGATAGATCACTTCTGTCAGTGCTGTTGGGTTCAGTGTCCGTTCTGTAAAGCCATCTGCACAAACACCATAGAAAACCATGAAGGAGATCACAGTGTTCCTTTCCACAGAGTGGATGGAGTAAATGGAATAACATACAGGAATACAACAAACTTGTCAGTTCGAATCTGCACAACATCAGTAGCAAGCAGCTCTCTATGTTTTTATCCCAATTCCTCAGATGAGACAGTCCTTTGGAAAGAATACAGAAAAGCTGAATGTTTTGCTAACTGGAGCATCACCCCTGATCTCTCTGAACTACCCTACTGGAAGTGGTTTGTATGCCGTTTCCAGAAAGATCTAGAAATACACTACAATAAAACATTTGAGGGTAGTGGTAAGATTCCAGATGAATGGAAAGAACACTCAAAATATAGGGCAATACAGAGTTTAGATGAATATATATAA